The DNA sequence TACGCATGGTTGCTAATCTCGACGGTTTTTCATAAAATGACGCGTTCACAAAAGTGTTGGAAATTGAAAGGAAATAAATAGAATTTCGTTTACTCTTTGAGGAAATTAAGCTATTCTGTTTGCGAAATAATTCACAAATTAAAAACAATCGGATTTGAACTTTGAGGAGGAATCGAAATGACTGAATCAACACAAGCTCAGAATGAAAAACCAGAAACAGAAGTGAACCTGACACAACAAATGATTGATACGCTGGCAGATAACGGTCAGCGTGCGTTGCATCAATTAGCAAAGTTGAATCAAGAACAAATTGATAAGATTGTACATGCGATGGCAATGGCAGCTGTGGATAAACACATGGAAATAGCCAAAGCAGCATACGAAGAAACAGGACGCGGTATCTATGAAGATAAAGCAATCAAGAATCTCTATGCTTCAGAGTACATTTGGGAATCTATCAAATACAACAAGACTATCGGTGTCATCAAAGAAGATGAACAACGCGGTTTAACGTATGTCGCATCGCCGGTAGGTGTAGTGTGCGGTGTAACACCGACGACCAATCCGACTTCTACTACTATTTTCAAAGCGATGATTGCGATTAAAACAGGTAATCCGATTGTATTTGCTTTCCATCCAAGTGCGCAGCAATCTTCAACACTTGCGGCAGAAGTAATTTATGAAGCAGCACTCAAAGCAGGTGCGCCTGAACATGTTATCCAATGGATCACACAACCTTCATTGGAAGCCACTAAATTATTAATGAATCACGATAAAATTGCGTTAGTGCTTGCGACAGGCGGCGCTGCGATGGTGAAATCAGCTTATTCTACAGGTAAACCGGCCTTAGGTGTAGGACCTGGTAATGTACCGGCCTATATTGAAAAGTCAGCGAAAATCAAACGTGCTGTGAATGATGTAATTGTATCTAAGACATTTGATAACGGTATGATTTGTGCATCTGAACAAGGGGTTATCGTAGATAAAGCAATTTATAACGAAGTGAAAAAAGAATTTGAAGCCCATCAATGTTATGTTGTGAAGAAAAATGAATTACCTAAACTCGAAAGCATTGTCATGCGTGAAGATCGCTGTGCAGTCAATGCGAATATTGTAGGAAAACCTGCCGCAGAAATCGCAGCGTCTGTCGGTATTAAAGTACCAGAAGGAACAAAAATGCTGATTGCGGAACTTGAAGGTGTAGGTCCTGATTATCCATTGTCTCGCGAAAAATTATCTCCTGTACTTGCGATGGTAAAAGCAGAGAATCGCGAAGAAGCGTTAGAATTATGCGAGAGTATGTTGAATTTAGGCGGTTTAGGACATACTGCAGTAGTGCATACAGAAGACGAAGCACTTCAAAAAGCTTTCGGTATTCTTATGAATGCATGCCGTGTATTGATTAATTCACCATCAGCTGAAGGCGGTATCGGCGGAATTTATAATGAAATGATTCCATCTTTAACCTTAGGTTGCGGTTCTTATGGACACAACTCTGTTTCTCATAATGTTTCTGCAGTCGATTTGATTAATGTCAAAACAATCGCTAAAAGGAGAAATAATATGCAATGGTTCAAACTGCCATCAAAAATTTACTTTGAGAAAAATTCGCTTTTGTATTTAACACACATGAAAGACATTGAACGTGTCATGATTGTAACGGATGCAGGCATGGTAAATTTAGGTTATGCCAAACGTGTACAAGAAGTGCTTGCGAGCAGAACAGACGTGCCTGATGTACGTATATTCAGCGATGTAGAACCGAACCCTTCTACGAATACAGTATATAAAGGTTTAGAACTGATGATTGAATTCCAGCCAGATGTCATTATCGCAATCGGCGGCGGTTCTGTAATGGATGCCGCTAAAGGCATGTGGGCATTCTTTGAACATCCGGATTTATCATTCTTCGGCGCTAAACAAAAATTCTTAGATATCCGCAAGCGTACGTATAAAATTTTACCGGCACAACGTGCACAAATGGTTTGTATTCCGACAACTTCTGGTACAGGTTCAGAAGTGACACCGTTTGCGGTCATTACTGACAGTGATACACATGTGAAATATCCTTTAGCAGATTATTCATTAACACCGGATATCGCAATTGTAGATTCGCAATTTGTGTTAAGTGTACCGCGTTCAGTGACTGCCGATACAGGTATGGACGTATTAACACATGCGATTGAATCTTATGTTTCTGTGTTAGCCAACGACTATACAAGAGTCTTAAGTCTTCAAGCGATACAAATTGTCTTTAATTATTTGAAAGCTTCCGCAAATGACGGCGATCCTGAAGCACGAGAAAGAATGCATAATGCGTCTACTTTAGCAGGTATGGCCTTTGCGAATGCGTTCTTAGGTGTCAGTCACACTATCGCACATAAAATAGGCGGAGAATATAATATTCCGCATGGACGTACCAATGCGATTTTATTACCGCATGTCATCAGATATAATGCGAAAGATCCGCAAAAACATGCGTTATTCCCTAAATATGATTACTTCAGAGCAGACGAAGATTATGCGGATATCGCACGCTTCTTAGGATTAAAAGGCAAAACAACAGAAGCTTTAGTCGAAGCACTTGCCGATGCAGTTTATGAATTAGGCCAAAGTGTCGGTATTGAAATGAACCTTAAAGCCCAAGGTGTGACACAAGAAGTGTTAGATGCGACAGTAGATCGTATGGCAGAACTTGCATATGAAGATCAATGTACAACAGCGAACCCTAAAGAACCATTAATCAGTGAATTAAAAGATATTATTATCACAGCTTATGATTATCAAAAATAATTAAGACCACACGACTAAAATTCAATGATGTATTTCTAAGCACGCGCCTTTTTAAGAGGGGCGTGCTTTTTATATAATTATTAAGTTTGGAACTTTGTTACAAAATAAAGTTATTTATATGCATATATTGTAATGTTATTTCATATGTGTGATAATGTAAGCGATTTCATAAATGTTTGCTTCTATTTTTGGGGTACATGGATAATGAATGAATCTAAAAAGAGGTGAATCAAATGGAATTAGGTTTTTCTGTATATTTAGGAGAACCCTTTGATGAAGACTATATTGAAACAATGCTAGATCAAGGCTGCCGTTATATTTTTACGTCGCTACAAATCCCTGAAGAAGATGAAAAAGTGTATTTAACACGCTTAGCACAATTGGCACAAATCAATGCGCATCGTGCACGTATTATTGCGGATGTGAATACAGATACATTAGCACGTCTGGATCTTTCTTTAGAAGACCCGCAAGGGATTGAAGATGCAGGTATTGATATTGTGCGTTTGGATGAGGGTGCAGAGCTTGATGTCTTGGCAGAATATGTGGAACAAAAACATGCGGTGATGCTGAATGCGAGTACGGATGCTTTTCGTATTTTAAGAGCGCTGAGCGACCGCGCCATCTCACAAGAGAACATTCTTGTAGCGCATAATTATTATCCGCGACCTGAAACAGGTTTAGACCGTTCTTTTTTTCAGCACATCAATGAACGCTTAAAAGGTGCATTCCCGGAAATTCAAATTATGGCATTTGTGCAAGGAACAAAACTGCGAGGTCCGATTTATCGCGGCTTGCCGACGCTTGAAGCCCATCGCAATATGCATCCTTTAGCCGCTGCAGCGGAACTTGAAAGTGATTTATGCGATATCGCTTGTATCGGTGATAGTCAAATCGATGCCTTTTTAATTAAGCAATTCAATCATTACGTCAAACAACGAAAAGTGTTATTACGTACTGACTTAAATCAAGAGAGTCCCTATTTAGGTACGTATCATAACCGTTTAGATGTTGCGCGTGATGTGGTCAGAGCAGAAGAAGCACGACGTCAATTTAAAGATGAAGTCTTGCCGCAAAATGCCGTAGAGCGTCCGACAGGTACCATTACTTTAGATAATCATCTGTATGGCCGTTATATGAATGAGCTTCAAATTACACGTACAGATTTGCCGGCAGATGCGGCAGTAAATGTCTTAGGGCATATTGAGCCGAAAGATATTGATTGTCTCAACTTAATCGCATCCGGTACAACATTTCAATTAATAGGAAGAGAGGAGGAAGACCATGGACTTTAAGAAAATGACAACAGAACAGCGTAATGAGAAAACAAAAAACTTAGATCAATTAAGCACATCAGAGTTTGTGACCTTGATGAATCAAGAAGATCAGATTGTGGCACAAGCAATTGCACAAGAACAGGATTATATCACGCAGGTGATTGATAACGTGATTGCTTCTTTTAAACGAGGCGGACGTTTGATTTATATGGGTGCAGGTACCAGCGGACGCTTAGGTGTTTTGGATGCGGCGGAGTGTGTACCGACGTTCGGTGTTACGAGAGATGATGTTATCGGTTTGATTGCGGGCGGTTCTAAAGCTATGACTGAAGCGATTGAAGGTGCTGAAGATAATTTAGGGCTGGGTGCACAAGATTTGCAAGAAATCGAATTGACGAAAGATGACATCGTGATTGGGTTAGCCGCAAGCGGCAGAACACCTTATGTTATCGGCGGTTTAGAATACGCACAGTCCGTCGGTGCCAAAACAGCAGCCATCGCATGCAATAAGGATACGAAAATCGGAGCGATAGCTGATGTCGCTATCGAAGTGGAAGTCGGCCCTGAGATTTTAACAGGTTCGACACGCTTGAAATCCGGTACAGCACAAAAGCTGGTCCTGAATATGATATCGACAGGTGCCATGATCGGTATCGGCAAAGTGTATGAAAATTTAATGGTAGATGTTAAACCTACGAATGAAAAATTGAAACAGCGTGCTTTCAATATCATTTCAGAAGTGACAGGTGCCAGCGAAGAACAAGCGAAGCAGCTCTTCTACAGCAGCAGAGGCAATGTTAAAGCTGCGATAGTTATGGGGCTGCATGATATTAAATATGCGGAAGCATTAGATCGATTGAAAAAGGCAGATGGTTTTATCAGAAGGACTTAAGGAGCGTGAAACGCAATGACAAAAGAGAGAAAGATTGCCGAGGAAATATTAAAGCATGTAGGAGGTAAAGAGAACTTAGAACGTGTGATTCACTGTATGACACGTGTCCGTATGAATATTATCGATTATTCAAAGGTCGATATCGAAGGTTTAAAAGCTATTGATGGTGTCATGGGTGTAGTTGAAGATGATACCCTTCAAGTCATTGTCGGACCCGGTACAGTGAATAAAGTGGCTAATGAAATGAGCGAGATGATCAAAACACCATTAGGAGAAGATATTTCGCATCATGCACATCAATCTGACAAAGCGCGCGTAGAAGAAGAAGCGATGCTGTTTAAAACGCAGATGAAAAAGAATCAAAAGCAGTCTAAATGGAAGAAAGTACTGCGTACGATTGCGAATATCTTTGTGCCGTTGATTCCAGCCTTTGTCGGTGCAGGACTTATCGGCGGGATTGCGGCTGTATTGACGAACATGTTATCAGCGGGTGTGATAGAAGGCGCAGTATGGAAACAGCTCACTTTAGTATTTGATATTATCAAGAGCGGTTTGCTTGCGTACTTAGTCATTTATGTCGGTATTAATGCAGCACGAGAATTCGGTGCGACTCCAGGACTAGGCGGTGTTATCGGCGGTACGACGATGCTGACAGGGATGACGCCTGAACAGCCCCTCCATAATATCTTTAACGGCGAAGCATTAGCGCCAGGACAAGGCGGTGTGATTGGTGTTATCTTTGCGGTTTGGCTGCTTGCGATGGTTGAGAAGCGTCTGCATAAAATTATTCCGAATGCGGTGGACATTATTGTCACACCTACCATTACCTTATTGATTATGGGTCTGGTCACAATTTTCTTAATCATGCCGATAGCAGGTGTAGTATCTGAAGGGCTATTAGGCATTATCAAGTGGGTATTAGATATCGGCGGTGCCTTCAGCGGCTTTATTCTCGGTGCGACATTCTTGCCGCTCGTAATGTTCGGCTTGCACCAAGTGCTTACACCGATTCATATTGAAATGATCAACCAAGATCATGCGACTTTCTTATTGCCGGTACTTGCGATGGCAGGTGCAGGACAAGTCGGCGCAGCTTTAGCGTTATGGGTGAAATGCCGTAAGAATAAGAAAATTATCCGCTTATTAAAAGGCGCATTGCCTGCAGGTATTTTGGGCATCGGAGAACCATTGATTTATGGTGTGACTTTACCATTAGGCCGTCCGTTTATTACAGCTTGTATCGGCGGCGGTATCGGAGGTGCAGTGATCGGAGGCATCGGTCATATCGGTGCGGTCGCAATCGGGCCTAGCGGACTATCATTGATTCCGCTGATTTATGATAATATGTATCTCGGTTATATCGCAGGGATTCTTGCAGCGTACGCAGGCGGTTTTGCGGCGACTTATTTCTTCGGGACAACGAAGGAAATGACAACACCACAAGAAATTGATGATTAGGACGTGAAACAGATGGCCAGTGAACAAATATTAATTTATATTCAAGAACATATGACGCAGCTGACAAAACAAGAACAGTTGGTCGCAAAGTATATGGTTGAAGCACCAAAAGCGGTGCTTGCTATGAGTGCACAAGCCATCGGACGACAAACAAAGACCAGTTCTGCAACAGTGATCCGCTGTGTGCATAAATTAGGGTTTAAAGGTTTAGTAGAATTAAAACTTGCGCTGTCGCGTGATTTGCCGAAGCATCAAGAAAATGTCTATCAAGAAATTGCACAAGATGCATCGCCATCTGAAATAAAACGAACGCTTTTTTCTAGAGCGGAATATACATTGAAAACCACAGAAGATTTATTGGAAAACCAAGTGCTGAATCAAGCAGTACAGCGCTTGAGACAATGCAAGAAACTGGTGGTCTTCGGTGTAGGCGCCAGCCATATTGTCGCGGAAGACATCTTTCAAAAGTTTACACGTGCAGGCATGCATGTCGTACAGAGTTCTGATGCACATATTATTGCGACAGTTTTGGCAGGCGGAGATGATGAGACACTTATGATAGGCATATCGAATTCAGGACGTAATCAAGAAACATTGCGCTTAGCTGAAGTTGCACAACACTACGGTGTGCCGGTCATAGGTATGACGAGCGGATTAGATTCAAAGCTAGCACAGGTTTCTGATATTTGTTTAGCACATGGTGCGAGTTCTGAGCGGAGTTTGCGTTTAGCCGCAACAAGTTCGTTGATTGCTCAGTTAATGACAGTTGATACATTATTTTATTCTTACTTGTCAAAAGACTATGCATCGCATTTAGAACATCTGAGTCAGACACGTGAAGCGGTTGATTTATATAAACATGACGAATAAGGTATGATGGCAGTAATGACTAGAGCGAAAGGAACGAGAGAGATGTATGCTTTAGAAACAGACCAAGCTGTACTGCGTTATGACATGATTGGACAAGGGCCTATCTTGCTTTTTATTCCAGGTGCCAGCGGTATCAATGACAGTTATATAGAAGGAGCACAAGCATTGAAACAAGATTATACAGTCATCCTGCCTGATAGAAGAGGCTACGGCGCAAGCGAACTCACTGCACCGCTGCCGGCTTCTATTGCGAATCCGAAAGATACGTATCGGCTGAAACAAGATGTGCAGGATATGAAGGCTATCTTGGAGTCGATAACAGATCAGCCTGTGACAGTCTTTGCGACAGATACGGGTGCTGCAGCGGCACTGCAGTTTGCACTGGATTATCCAGAATGGATAGAAACTTTATTGCTTCATGAGCCTTTAAATGTGTCAGTTCTGCCAGATGCAGAAGCTTATGCATCACAGGCAGAACAAATCGTACGGACTGCTATGATTGAAGGTGTACCCGCTGCGATGCGTCAATATGAAAGTATGGTACAGTCCACGCAAGCGGATATGAACGTACTGGTAGAAAATACAATTGCACCTTGTGCAGTTTGTTCACCAGATACTGCACAATTACGAAGCAGGGCCTCTACTGAAATCTGGCTTCAATATGAATTACGACAGTACATGAATTACTCGTTTGTTTTTACACAAGATAAAGCGTTAGCTACAAACATTATCGTGGCACAAGGAGAAGATTCGAAAGGATCGCTAGGTTATGAAGCAGCGCGTTATTTCAGTCACGTGTTAAAAGCACCGATGGTACAAGTCCCAGGCGGACATTATGGTTATGCACAACAACCTGAAGCATTTGCACAAGCTGTCAAAGCGTTATTAACGAAATAATAGATTTAAAAGACTTTTGCGGATGCGAAAGTCTTTTTTACATTCAAAAATAAATTTGAATGTAAAACTTGAAAGTGCTATGCTATATTCAAATCCAGATTTGAATGAGGTGGAGAGATGTTTCAAACCGCATTGACTGCGGTGGTACTCTATACCGCCACAGCCTTAGATTTATTGGTCATTTTATTAATTTATTTTGCACGTGCGCATACGAAAAAAGAATACAGAGATATTTATATCGGACAGTTTCTCGGTTCAGGCGCATTGATTGTTATTAGTTTATTCTTTGCTTTTGTCTTGCATTATGTACCTGAAAAATGGATGTTAGGTCTATTAGGTTTGATTCCATTATATTTAGGAATTAAAGTTGCTTTGTTTGATGATTGCGAAGGGGAAGAACGTGCGAAAAAAGAATTGGATGAAAAAGGGATGTCGAAACTTATAGGAATTGTCGCATTGGTGACACTTGCCAGCTGCGGCGCTGATAACATTGGATTGTTCGTCCCTTATTTTGTGAGTTTAACGCTGCCTAAGCTGATTGTGACACTGATTGTATTTGTGATCATGATTTACTTGCTGGTCCTTTCAGCGCAAAAGTTGTCAAAAGTACCGGGAATAGGAGAAACGGTTGAAAAGTATAATCGTTGGATTATGGCTGTCATCTATATTGGTTTAGGCCTATATATCATTATTGAAAACAGAACCATTCAAACATTATTAAGTTTCATTTTCTAGAAAGCGAGTGAAATAACTTGGCAGAAGATCAATGTGAGATTAAATACGTGCATGAAGATAAAGTCAAAGACGCAAAAGCTTTTCTGAATACACCGCATACTTTAGAGGTGCTGGATTTATTCAGTGCTATCGGAGACAGTAAGAAGCTGACCATTCTATTGGCTTTGTTTAAAGAAGAAAGGCTATGTGTATGCGATATTGCGACGTTATTGAATATGAGTATTGCGTCTACTTCTCATCATTTGCGTACTTTGTATAAAAAAGACATTGTTGCTTTTGAGAAAGAAGGAAAGATGGCTTATTACAGCATACAAAATCAAGCAGTTAAACAGTTATTACAATATGCATTAGCCTTGGAAAGTGATTAACAGAACTGCACATTGGAGGTTATGCAGCGATATAACTTCCAGTGTGTTTGTTATAAGATGAGCTATATATGCAAAATTAAGCATATTGTGGAATGTATATAATATGAAACAGCACGCCTTAACAATGTAATTTGTTAGGGCGTGCTGACTTTAGTTAAAAGTTAAATGAAGTCGTTAAGATTGTTCGCGGTCTTTCATTTCACTTTCCCACCATAATGCATCTTTAGGATTCTCTACTACATTTTGGTATTCAGATTGTGAAGCGACGTTCGGGTAAGAACCTCTTAATGATTTGTTGGATGTAGATTTGAACATTAAACCGAAAATAATCAATCCTAATACGTTGATGAGTGTCAGATAGTATGACGGCGCAATGCGTTGTCCTGTTGTTTCGACAAGCAGTGACAAAATAAATGGTGTCAAACCGCCGAAGATTGCGGCACCGATATTATAAACAAGTGATAATGAACGCAATCTGATTTTAGTATAGAACATGCTCGGCAAGACTGAAGGCATCACGCCTTCAAACGTTGACATGAATAAAGCGATAAGCATTAGTCCAGCAATTATCATTGGTATCGATGGGTTGGTCATCAGCCAAAATGCGACAACAGAGAATAAACTGTAGCCGATTAAGCCGAACATAACGGTGCGTTTGTTTCCGATTTTGTCGCTGTACCAGCCGAAGAAGAAGACAAACGGAATCATCACGGCCATTGTCAGTGTACTGAGGATACTGCCGACAGTACCGCCAAGGTAGATAGTTGAGTTTAGGAATGACGGCATATAGGACAGAACCATGTAGTTTGCGACATTTAAGAATGCGACGCCTGTAAAGGCAACAATGATGTCTTTCCAATAATATTTAAAGATGTCCTTGTAAGTATAAGTTTGTTCTTGTTCATCTTCGAGCGATGTTTCATAAGCCGGACTTTCATCCAAGTGTGTACGAAGTAACACACCGACAATGCCGAGCGGAGCTGCGATGATAAATGGAATTCTCCATCCCCATGAAGCCATTTGGTCATCTGTCAGTAACGAATACATAATCCCTGCAAGCGCAGCAGCGAGAATATTACCGGCAAGTGTGCCGATTTCAAGACCGCTCCCGAGTTTGCCTCTTGCACGGTCAGGTGAAGTTTCTGCGATATAAGTCATCGCACCTGCATATTCGCCTCCAGTTGAAAATGATTGAACTAAGCGCACAATGAGCAATAAGATAGGTGCCCATATCCCAATGCTGTGCTGGGTAGGCAGCAGTCCTAATACCAATGTTGACCCGGCCATCAAGATAATGGTCCAAGACAATACAGCTTTTCTTCCGTGTTTATCTCCGACATGGCTGAAGAAGATACCGCCGATCGGCCGGACGATAAACGCAAAGGCAAAGACTGCGAACGTTGAAACGAGTTGAATTTCTTTTGGCATATTACCGAAAAAGTTAGCACTGATTATCACGGCCATCTGTGCGTATAAACCGAAATCAAACCATTCAATCGCATTGCCGATGCCGGTTGCGACAACACTTTTCTTAGCTTGACTTGAGTCAACGCGGTTAATATGTTGTTTGTTAAATTTCATCTCTTTTCCCCCTCTTTAAGTCCCTTAGTTATAGCATAGCCTATACCGTTAAGTGTAAACGGTAACATTTATTTCCTTTCAAGTCAGTACCACAAGCAGAGATAGCACATAACTTTTAAAAACATTGATGTAATGGGGTTTTAAGAGGGTAGAGGGGTCTGACTTCAGACAACCCGAAGGCTTATCTTGTAGAAAAAGATAAAGAAAAAGAATCAAGACACAGTTGATCTTGATTCTTTCAAGTGATTATTGCATATGATTGCGCTCTTTAAAGAGTGCTTTTCTCATTTGCTGTCTTGCGCCATATGTGCTTTCACGTACTAATTTTTCGTTGCGCATACCTGCACCGATTGCGCCTGCGATGGTTGAAAGTGAAGCTGCGAACCATGCGATAGAACAATAAAGTGTGAAAGGTGCTGGATGCGAAAGCTCTAATGCATTGCCTAAAAAGCTTGGCGGCAATAGTATCAGTGATGCGATTAAATAGATAATAAGCAAGGTAATATAATAAATCAATACTGATGTCGTAAGTGTCGTCAATGTGGTTAAGTTATACAGCCTGGTTATTAATTTATTTTCACTATAGCGCTCGCTTTCCCATAAGTTATGAGCCAATATAATCCAAAGAATCATACCGAATACCGCAAGCAAGGACATAATCGTCAATCTTAATGCGGTAAAGGTATTGCTTAGCTGCCACATTGTAGAGAAGATCAGTCCGGAAGCACCTGTCGTAAAGGCGATAGCGATAACACTGTTCATACTTTTCATTAATCGCAACGGGTTGTTCGCAAACGTCATACCGCTTAATAAACGGAAATACCCTGAAGCTTTTGAAGCGACAATATAACGAATGTGCATCGTATGCGTATCATCGGTATAAGTTCTCAACTTTCTTAAGTTGGAGAAAGGGAAGATGTTGCGGTAAGCATCTTGATGATTTTCATGATTATTATTTTGATTCGGATGGTCGCGAAACAGAACATTGATTTCATGTATCACGGTAATGACGGTTTTTTCTAACCGTTTTGTCAATGGACGCCATCCGTATGCAGGGATAGAAATAATACTTGCGCCGTTTTCTTCGTTGATATCGACGGCTATAACAGATTCGTTATCATGAAACAGAGGCAAATCCGTTAAGCTGATAATATAATGCCAGTTATATTTATCTAAGAAGTCTTCTGTTTTT is a window from the Staphylococcus sp. IVB6181 genome containing:
- the adhE gene encoding bifunctional acetaldehyde-CoA/alcohol dehydrogenase — translated: MTESTQAQNEKPETEVNLTQQMIDTLADNGQRALHQLAKLNQEQIDKIVHAMAMAAVDKHMEIAKAAYEETGRGIYEDKAIKNLYASEYIWESIKYNKTIGVIKEDEQRGLTYVASPVGVVCGVTPTTNPTSTTIFKAMIAIKTGNPIVFAFHPSAQQSSTLAAEVIYEAALKAGAPEHVIQWITQPSLEATKLLMNHDKIALVLATGGAAMVKSAYSTGKPALGVGPGNVPAYIEKSAKIKRAVNDVIVSKTFDNGMICASEQGVIVDKAIYNEVKKEFEAHQCYVVKKNELPKLESIVMREDRCAVNANIVGKPAAEIAASVGIKVPEGTKMLIAELEGVGPDYPLSREKLSPVLAMVKAENREEALELCESMLNLGGLGHTAVVHTEDEALQKAFGILMNACRVLINSPSAEGGIGGIYNEMIPSLTLGCGSYGHNSVSHNVSAVDLINVKTIAKRRNNMQWFKLPSKIYFEKNSLLYLTHMKDIERVMIVTDAGMVNLGYAKRVQEVLASRTDVPDVRIFSDVEPNPSTNTVYKGLELMIEFQPDVIIAIGGGSVMDAAKGMWAFFEHPDLSFFGAKQKFLDIRKRTYKILPAQRAQMVCIPTTSGTGSEVTPFAVITDSDTHVKYPLADYSLTPDIAIVDSQFVLSVPRSVTADTGMDVLTHAIESYVSVLANDYTRVLSLQAIQIVFNYLKASANDGDPEARERMHNASTLAGMAFANAFLGVSHTIAHKIGGEYNIPHGRTNAILLPHVIRYNAKDPQKHALFPKYDYFRADEDYADIARFLGLKGKTTEALVEALADAVYELGQSVGIEMNLKAQGVTQEVLDATVDRMAELAYEDQCTTANPKEPLISELKDIIITAYDYQK
- a CDS encoding MupG family TIM beta-alpha barrel fold protein translates to MELGFSVYLGEPFDEDYIETMLDQGCRYIFTSLQIPEEDEKVYLTRLAQLAQINAHRARIIADVNTDTLARLDLSLEDPQGIEDAGIDIVRLDEGAELDVLAEYVEQKHAVMLNASTDAFRILRALSDRAISQENILVAHNYYPRPETGLDRSFFQHINERLKGAFPEIQIMAFVQGTKLRGPIYRGLPTLEAHRNMHPLAAAAELESDLCDIACIGDSQIDAFLIKQFNHYVKQRKVLLRTDLNQESPYLGTYHNRLDVARDVVRAEEARRQFKDEVLPQNAVERPTGTITLDNHLYGRYMNELQITRTDLPADAAVNVLGHIEPKDIDCLNLIASGTTFQLIGREEEDHGL
- the murQ gene encoding N-acetylmuramic acid 6-phosphate etherase; amino-acid sequence: MDFKKMTTEQRNEKTKNLDQLSTSEFVTLMNQEDQIVAQAIAQEQDYITQVIDNVIASFKRGGRLIYMGAGTSGRLGVLDAAECVPTFGVTRDDVIGLIAGGSKAMTEAIEGAEDNLGLGAQDLQEIELTKDDIVIGLAASGRTPYVIGGLEYAQSVGAKTAAIACNKDTKIGAIADVAIEVEVGPEILTGSTRLKSGTAQKLVLNMISTGAMIGIGKVYENLMVDVKPTNEKLKQRAFNIISEVTGASEEQAKQLFYSSRGNVKAAIVMGLHDIKYAEALDRLKKADGFIRRT
- a CDS encoding PTS transporter subunit EIIC — protein: MTKERKIAEEILKHVGGKENLERVIHCMTRVRMNIIDYSKVDIEGLKAIDGVMGVVEDDTLQVIVGPGTVNKVANEMSEMIKTPLGEDISHHAHQSDKARVEEEAMLFKTQMKKNQKQSKWKKVLRTIANIFVPLIPAFVGAGLIGGIAAVLTNMLSAGVIEGAVWKQLTLVFDIIKSGLLAYLVIYVGINAAREFGATPGLGGVIGGTTMLTGMTPEQPLHNIFNGEALAPGQGGVIGVIFAVWLLAMVEKRLHKIIPNAVDIIVTPTITLLIMGLVTIFLIMPIAGVVSEGLLGIIKWVLDIGGAFSGFILGATFLPLVMFGLHQVLTPIHIEMINQDHATFLLPVLAMAGAGQVGAALALWVKCRKNKKIIRLLKGALPAGILGIGEPLIYGVTLPLGRPFITACIGGGIGGAVIGGIGHIGAVAIGPSGLSLIPLIYDNMYLGYIAGILAAYAGGFAATYFFGTTKEMTTPQEIDD
- a CDS encoding MurR/RpiR family transcriptional regulator; translated protein: MASEQILIYIQEHMTQLTKQEQLVAKYMVEAPKAVLAMSAQAIGRQTKTSSATVIRCVHKLGFKGLVELKLALSRDLPKHQENVYQEIAQDASPSEIKRTLFSRAEYTLKTTEDLLENQVLNQAVQRLRQCKKLVVFGVGASHIVAEDIFQKFTRAGMHVVQSSDAHIIATVLAGGDDETLMIGISNSGRNQETLRLAEVAQHYGVPVIGMTSGLDSKLAQVSDICLAHGASSERSLRLAATSSLIAQLMTVDTLFYSYLSKDYASHLEHLSQTREAVDLYKHDE
- a CDS encoding alpha/beta fold hydrolase; this translates as MTRAKGTREMYALETDQAVLRYDMIGQGPILLFIPGASGINDSYIEGAQALKQDYTVILPDRRGYGASELTAPLPASIANPKDTYRLKQDVQDMKAILESITDQPVTVFATDTGAAAALQFALDYPEWIETLLLHEPLNVSVLPDAEAYASQAEQIVRTAMIEGVPAAMRQYESMVQSTQADMNVLVENTIAPCAVCSPDTAQLRSRASTEIWLQYELRQYMNYSFVFTQDKALATNIIVAQGEDSKGSLGYEAARYFSHVLKAPMVQVPGGHYGYAQQPEAFAQAVKALLTK
- a CDS encoding CadD family cadmium resistance transporter — protein: MFQTALTAVVLYTATALDLLVILLIYFARAHTKKEYRDIYIGQFLGSGALIVISLFFAFVLHYVPEKWMLGLLGLIPLYLGIKVALFDDCEGEERAKKELDEKGMSKLIGIVALVTLASCGADNIGLFVPYFVSLTLPKLIVTLIVFVIMIYLLVLSAQKLSKVPGIGETVEKYNRWIMAVIYIGLGLYIIIENRTIQTLLSFIF
- a CDS encoding metalloregulator ArsR/SmtB family transcription factor — its product is MAEDQCEIKYVHEDKVKDAKAFLNTPHTLEVLDLFSAIGDSKKLTILLALFKEERLCVCDIATLLNMSIASTSHHLRTLYKKDIVAFEKEGKMAYYSIQNQAVKQLLQYALALESD
- a CDS encoding MFS transporter, with product MKFNKQHINRVDSSQAKKSVVATGIGNAIEWFDFGLYAQMAVIISANFFGNMPKEIQLVSTFAVFAFAFIVRPIGGIFFSHVGDKHGRKAVLSWTIILMAGSTLVLGLLPTQHSIGIWAPILLLIVRLVQSFSTGGEYAGAMTYIAETSPDRARGKLGSGLEIGTLAGNILAAALAGIMYSLLTDDQMASWGWRIPFIIAAPLGIVGVLLRTHLDESPAYETSLEDEQEQTYTYKDIFKYYWKDIIVAFTGVAFLNVANYMVLSYMPSFLNSTIYLGGTVGSILSTLTMAVMIPFVFFFGWYSDKIGNKRTVMFGLIGYSLFSVVAFWLMTNPSIPMIIAGLMLIALFMSTFEGVMPSVLPSMFYTKIRLRSLSLVYNIGAAIFGGLTPFILSLLVETTGQRIAPSYYLTLINVLGLIIFGLMFKSTSNKSLRGSYPNVASQSEYQNVVENPKDALWWESEMKDREQS